The Brassica oleracea var. oleracea cultivar TO1000 chromosome C7, BOL, whole genome shotgun sequence sequence ACAGTCTGTGGCAGGCGTTTTGTCTGGCTCGATCTCCGTTCATCCCCGCAGCTTGATCTACGTCCACCATGTCTCACCACATCAGCACCGGGGCCAAGCTGGCGCTGAAATGACGATCGGTACATCGCATCCTTACCGTCCAGGGAGAAACGTGGGTACTGGTTCAAAGCGTTCCTCGCCGACCTTAACGGCAAGCAAATAAACACAACTATATTATATACGTCCTATGTACCATGTTCTTGACTATGATGAGTGATTACTTTATAACCATGACGTACCTCATGATATCGGAACTGTTAACGCATGACATCCGAACGGGCTGATACAAGTTACCATCATCATCGTCGTCGCAATTATCAAAAGAACCATAGTAAGATTCACGTAACCTAGCTCTTCGAACGAGATCTTCTTCAACCTCTAGCTGAAGTATCATATCCTCTAACGTTCTCGGTGACCCTCCACCGAAAGGAGTGTTGTCAGGTGTGACGGATGGTCTCACATCAATACTTTGTTGTTGGTTTAGCGTGGAAGTCGAGCCATCACCACCACAAGAGCTCGCAAAGCCGCTACGTGGACCTCGTCCACGCATTCGCGAGGCGAGAAAGTGTTTCTTGAGGAAGAAGAAAGACAGATCTTTCATTATTTTGTTTGGGATATTGCCTTAAAGATTTGAAACTGATGGTGAAGGAGAAGAAGCCATGGTACTGGGTGTAATGGCTTTTGTGGCGTGAGAGGAATGAATTTGGGGGGTGGTGGGAGATAGTTTATTTAAGTTTTGAGTATAGGCTGTCTTAATGTATGTCACGTAGAAAAGTGCCATTAGTGGTCACGAGGTTCTCTTTTTCTCATCTTTCACGTATTGTATTAGCTCTCAGTGAAAGTCAGGCTCATGCTTGCTAAGATCAGAGGGATGCAACTCCCTTATCCTAAATTATAGTCTTATACGTATATAAAATCTATATGATACGTATATAAAATCTATATGATATAGAGAAAATCTATATGATATAGAGAAAACAATACAAATTTATTACGAAAAACCTTTTCTATAAAAAATTCCAAATACAATTAACTTGCACATAAATTAGTGACCTAAAACAGTTCAAAAAAAAAAAATTAGTGACCTAAATGGTTTGTGTTCAGTATCATCTCATCATTAGTATCTAAAACAAACCTTCTAAAATATCCAATATACTATTAAATTAAATCAAATTAAAGTTTATGATATTTGATAATGTTTTATATAATTGTAAAACTGAGTCAAAGCAGAAAATATCTAACCACATTAATGAAAATTCCAAATGACTTTAAAACTAAATAAAATTAATCTTAAACTAGGTTAGAATTATAAAATTTGGATTAAACAAAAAATGTTCCCAAAATCTTTTATAAAAAAATGCGATGGGCTTGAAAACCCAACCCAAGCCCATATAAGACCCGAATCGAGGACACTTATTTAAGACCTCTGATTTTACGAAGGACAGACACAATAACAAAGCACCGGGAAAAAGAAAAAAAATCACGAGAGACGAAAAACCAATGGCGCCTTCTTCCTCAAGCGGCCTCACCTTCAAGCTCCACCCCTTAGTGATGCTTAACATCTCCGATCACTTCACTAGGGTCAAGACCCAGCTCAACCCTCCATCCTCCTCCTGCGCCACCGGTAATATCCCCGCCGCTGTCGGCGCGACGTTTCCGCAGAACTTTAGGGTTTACGGCTGCGTGATCGGTGCGCAGAGAGGCCGAACGGTTGAGATCTTCAATAGCTTCGAGCTCGTGTTCGATCCCACTACTGATTCACTCGATAGAGCCTTCCTCGAGAAGAAGCAAGAGCTCTGTAAGTTTTTAAAACTCGCTATTTTGTTTATCGATTTGGTTTGATGATTGTTCTTGTGGCTGTTTAGATCAGAAAGTGTTCCCTGGATTCTACATATTGGGATGGTACTCTACGGGAAGCGAGGCTCATGAATCTGATATGCATATCCACAAAGCTGTGAGTGTGTTCAAGTACATTGTTGATTTGTGTGATTG is a genomic window containing:
- the LOC106301682 gene encoding uncharacterized protein LOC106301682; amino-acid sequence: MKDLSFFFLKKHFLASRMRGRGPRSGFASSCGGDGSTSTLNQQQSIDVRPSVTPDNTPFGGGSPRTLEDMILQLEVEEDLVRRARLRESYYGSFDNCDDDDDGNLYQPVRMSCVNSSDIMRSARNALNQYPRFSLDGKDAMYRSSFQRQLGPGADVVRHGGRRSSCGDERRSSQTKRLPQTVAGESVVWCETGVVAKLMGLEMVPVPVKGKRGKDKLGTLLKRERLRRRDQTLDINGLNGQATEASCSFGGFNAMRPLGTVGSPGRVGGWPTLRFP